The following are encoded in a window of Shewanella psychrotolerans genomic DNA:
- the rep gene encoding DNA helicase Rep: MKLNPGQNDAVHYVSGPCLVLAGAGSGKTRVIINKIAYLVQKCGYQARNIAAVTFTNKAAREMKERVAQSMGRKEARGLWISTFHTLGLEIIKREYKVVGLKPGFSLFDDQDTLALLKELTENELDGDKDLLRMLTTAISNWKGDLVIPEQARKIAKDEQSQLFAMLYQRYAQHMKAYNALDFDDLILIPTLLLRHNQEVRERWQKRIQYLLVDEYQDTNTSQYELVKLLVGERARFTVVGDDDQSIYSWRGAKPQNLVLLGKDFPSLRLIKLEQNYRSSQRILRAANILIANNPHVYDKSLFSELAYGEPLRVLMAANEEQEAERVVAEMIRHKFVGRTQFGDYAILYRGNHQSRLLERALMTNRIPYKLSGGTSFFGRAEIKDIMAYLRLVVNPDDDNAFLRVVNLPKRGIGPATLERLGNYANEKHISMFEAIFQSELNHHLPPAAMSALYQFGKFIVDTGEEANRGEPVEAVKHLIRNINYEDYLYETSTSAKAAEMRMKNISELYRWVTEMLQGDDLDEGMTLPEVVTRLTLRDMMERNSEDEAGDQVQLMTLHASKGLEFPYVFMVGVEERILPHQSSIDEDNVEEERRLAYVGITRAQKELWFMICRERRQFGEVMRCEPSRFLMELPQDDLIWENRKPAQTEQQRVQSGKANIANLRDMFKK; encoded by the coding sequence ATGAAGCTCAATCCCGGTCAAAATGATGCTGTTCACTATGTTTCTGGTCCTTGTTTGGTACTTGCGGGTGCAGGCAGTGGTAAGACGCGTGTGATCATCAACAAAATTGCCTATTTGGTGCAAAAGTGTGGTTATCAAGCGCGAAATATCGCTGCGGTCACCTTTACCAATAAAGCAGCCCGAGAGATGAAGGAACGTGTAGCCCAATCTATGGGACGCAAAGAAGCACGTGGATTGTGGATCTCAACCTTCCACACCTTAGGGCTTGAGATCATCAAGCGTGAATATAAGGTAGTCGGCCTTAAGCCGGGCTTCTCTTTATTTGATGATCAAGACACCTTGGCGCTATTAAAAGAGTTAACCGAGAATGAGCTTGATGGCGATAAAGATCTATTAAGAATGCTGACAACGGCTATCTCAAACTGGAAAGGGGATCTGGTTATTCCTGAGCAAGCGAGAAAGATAGCCAAAGATGAGCAGTCGCAGCTTTTTGCTATGCTGTACCAGCGTTATGCCCAGCACATGAAGGCCTATAACGCCCTCGACTTTGATGATCTTATTCTTATCCCTACTCTGTTGTTGCGCCATAACCAAGAGGTAAGGGAGCGTTGGCAGAAGCGGATTCAATACTTGTTGGTGGATGAGTATCAAGACACCAACACCAGCCAATATGAATTGGTAAAGCTATTGGTTGGCGAACGCGCTCGATTCACCGTTGTGGGTGACGATGACCAATCTATATACTCGTGGCGTGGAGCAAAACCACAAAACTTAGTATTGCTTGGCAAAGACTTTCCTTCATTGAGGCTGATTAAGCTTGAGCAAAATTATCGCTCTAGTCAGCGCATCTTGCGTGCTGCCAATATTTTGATTGCCAATAATCCCCATGTTTACGATAAATCATTATTCAGTGAGTTAGCCTATGGCGAACCGCTTCGAGTGCTGATGGCCGCCAATGAAGAACAAGAGGCCGAACGGGTTGTCGCCGAGATGATTCGGCATAAGTTTGTCGGGCGAACTCAATTTGGTGATTACGCGATATTGTACCGTGGTAATCATCAATCGCGCTTACTTGAACGAGCGTTAATGACCAACCGTATTCCCTATAAGTTAAGTGGTGGCACCTCTTTCTTTGGTCGAGCAGAGATCAAAGATATTATGGCGTATCTGCGTTTAGTGGTTAATCCCGACGATGATAATGCTTTTTTACGGGTGGTTAACTTGCCTAAGCGAGGTATAGGCCCCGCGACATTGGAGCGATTGGGAAATTATGCCAATGAGAAACATATCTCTATGTTTGAGGCTATTTTTCAATCGGAATTGAATCATCATCTACCGCCAGCGGCGATGTCGGCGCTATATCAGTTTGGTAAGTTCATCGTTGATACTGGCGAAGAGGCTAATCGAGGTGAGCCTGTTGAGGCGGTAAAACACCTCATTCGTAATATTAATTACGAAGATTACCTTTATGAAACCAGTACCAGTGCTAAAGCTGCAGAGATGCGGATGAAAAATATCTCGGAGTTGTATCGCTGGGTGACCGAGATGCTGCAAGGAGATGACTTAGATGAGGGGATGACACTGCCTGAGGTGGTCACTCGATTAACGCTGCGTGACATGATGGAACGTAACAGTGAAGATGAAGCTGGCGATCAGGTTCAATTAATGACTTTACATGCCTCAAAGGGACTAGAGTTCCCTTATGTGTTCATGGTTGGGGTTGAAGAGCGAATCTTACCCCATCAAAGCAGTATCGATGAAGACAACGTCGAGGAGGAGAGGCGCTTAGCTTATGTGGGGATCACTCGTGCTCAAAAGGAACTGTGGTTTATGATCTGCCGTGAGCGACGTCAGTTTGGTGAAGTGATGCGCTGTGAACCGAGTCGGTTTTTGATGGAGCTGCCACAAGATGATCTCATTTGGGAGAATCGTAAGCCAGCGCAGACGGAGCAGCAGCGAGTTCAATCTGGCAAAGCCAATATTGCCAATCTTCGGGATATGTTTAAAAAATAG
- the ubiK gene encoding ubiquinone biosynthesis accessory factor UbiK, whose product MINPKKIEEVAKQLSENLPSGLKQFAGEFEEKSKQILQNQLMKLDVVSREEFDVQQHVLLKTREKLETLQKQVDTLEAKLNQAE is encoded by the coding sequence ATGATCAATCCAAAGAAAATCGAAGAAGTTGCCAAACAGCTTAGTGAAAACCTTCCAAGTGGTCTTAAGCAGTTTGCTGGCGAATTTGAAGAGAAGAGCAAACAAATCCTACAGAATCAGTTGATGAAACTAGATGTAGTCTCTCGTGAGGAGTTTGACGTACAACAACATGTACTACTAAAAACCCGTGAAAAGCTAGAGACTCTACAAAAACAGGTTGATACCTTAGAAGCTAAGCTTAATCAAGCTGAATAA
- a CDS encoding phosphatase PAP2 family protein has translation MPKTPLFKLLLLWGGLTLIPAAVYLSGLTMFPLLDLSSFRAQVAYGLTSSGTSPYGILTVLAVLLLCFLRLRGRYFAPLVLSVSLAMGLSLGLNHFLKPHFAEARPNVQFLAETQGLPIKQFYQAPNDMRREIMAHSLASLPSQEMHLSANIRHHWQQEVGFSFPSGHTLFAVTLTLVISYFLLLSQHVLLPSLLCLWAIAMGFSRMLLGMHWPQDILAATLLGGLIALTSLLTIEKWRAIRHS, from the coding sequence ATGCCAAAGACTCCATTGTTCAAACTACTGCTTCTCTGGGGCGGTTTAACTTTGATTCCCGCCGCCGTTTACCTCAGCGGCCTGACAATGTTTCCTCTACTGGATCTCAGCTCTTTTAGGGCACAAGTAGCCTATGGTCTCACCAGTTCGGGGACGTCTCCCTATGGCATCTTGACCGTCTTAGCGGTACTCCTGCTCTGCTTCTTACGCCTGCGTGGCCGATACTTCGCACCGCTGGTATTAAGCGTCTCTCTGGCCATGGGCCTCAGCTTAGGGCTAAATCATTTTCTAAAGCCTCACTTCGCTGAAGCCAGACCCAATGTGCAATTTCTGGCGGAAACCCAAGGCTTGCCTATAAAGCAGTTTTATCAAGCGCCGAACGACATGCGACGAGAGATCATGGCGCACAGCTTGGCATCCTTACCTTCACAAGAGATGCACTTATCGGCCAATATTCGCCACCACTGGCAGCAAGAGGTGGGGTTTTCGTTTCCCTCTGGTCACACTCTGTTCGCGGTGACATTGACCCTGGTTATTAGTTATTTTCTGCTGTTATCGCAACATGTTTTGCTACCGTCTCTGTTATGCTTATGGGCGATAGCAATGGGGTTTAGCCGTATGTTGCTCGGCATGCATTGGCCACAAGATATTTTGGCCGCCACCTTACTCGGTGGCCTGATCGCCCTCACCTCTTTGCTGACCATAGAAAAATGGCGCGCCATCAGGCATAGCTAA
- a CDS encoding Lrp/AsnC family transcriptional regulator: MTKLQLDKIDIQILKLLQTHGRLANQELAASVGLSPSPCSRRVKAMEEAGIISGYATLVDANYFDLTLTAYVQVRLEKHTQTILDDFEQAIDSYDEVLECALLTGSDADYQLKVLVKNMDTFKHFLLTKLTSSPHIAGIRSSFVLKQVKNRTAIPLPQIDEQINEIT; the protein is encoded by the coding sequence ATGACAAAACTACAACTCGATAAGATAGATATTCAGATTCTCAAGCTATTGCAAACCCATGGACGCTTGGCCAATCAAGAGTTAGCCGCGAGCGTAGGCCTGTCACCTTCACCCTGTTCACGCCGGGTTAAGGCAATGGAAGAGGCCGGGATCATTTCCGGTTATGCCACCCTAGTCGATGCCAACTACTTCGATCTCACGCTAACCGCCTATGTTCAAGTCCGCCTGGAAAAACACACCCAAACGATTCTCGATGATTTTGAACAGGCAATAGATAGCTACGACGAAGTGCTCGAGTGCGCCCTACTGACAGGTAGCGACGCCGATTATCAGTTAAAAGTATTGGTCAAAAACATGGACACCTTTAAGCACTTTTTGCTGACGAAACTTACCAGCAGTCCACATATCGCCGGCATACGCTCAAGCTTCGTCCTTAAGCAGGTCAAAAACCGCACTGCGATTCCACTGCCTCAAATCGATGAGCAGATTAATGAGATAACTTGA
- a CDS encoding sodium-dependent transporter yields the protein MSAKDTGHFSSRIGFIMAAAGSAVGVGNIWGFPTQAATHGGGAFLLVYLVLIFILGYPMLVAELMIGRHGQTNPADAMAKLGSSSLSRGLGKAIGFASIITATLICTFYSILSGWFVSFTLAPIAQLMGSERLSQWLMAFSLERNLLFSLLFMLMVVLVIRQGVQQGIELWSKRLMPLLLVILVLGVGYILMQPGASEGLRVLLLPNFDNIWEPQVLIGALGQTFFSLTVGTGAMMVYGAYLNQQENVAKLTAYVTLTDTSVAFLAALMIIPAMYVAHHNGVEIFAADGSLLNADTLVFTVLPALFDSLGSNLGQIIAIIFFILMTIAGLTSAISIVEVPTSYIVEKTKINRHRATYLVGTVIALLATIMVFNFDALFGLVITLTTERAQPFIALGIALYTGWVWHRNSLLSSIAAQEGVNLEGFFWRMWPIYVKYVCPVLILAIILQLLTA from the coding sequence ATGAGCGCGAAAGATACGGGACACTTCAGCTCCCGCATAGGTTTTATCATGGCTGCGGCGGGCTCCGCCGTTGGGGTCGGAAATATCTGGGGATTCCCCACTCAGGCAGCCACCCATGGTGGCGGTGCCTTCCTATTGGTATACCTGGTGCTCATCTTTATCTTGGGCTATCCCATGTTGGTCGCCGAACTTATGATAGGCCGCCATGGCCAGACCAATCCCGCAGATGCCATGGCCAAGTTAGGCAGCAGTTCATTAAGTCGCGGCTTGGGTAAAGCCATAGGCTTCGCCTCAATCATCACCGCGACCCTCATCTGCACTTTTTACAGCATATTATCAGGCTGGTTTGTCAGTTTTACCTTAGCACCTATAGCTCAACTCATGGGATCAGAGCGCTTATCGCAATGGCTAATGGCCTTCTCGTTAGAGCGTAATTTACTCTTTAGCTTACTCTTCATGCTAATGGTGGTTCTGGTGATCCGCCAAGGGGTGCAGCAAGGCATAGAGCTGTGGTCTAAACGTCTCATGCCCTTACTGCTGGTGATCTTAGTATTAGGGGTTGGCTATATTCTGATGCAACCAGGGGCCAGCGAAGGGCTGAGAGTCCTGCTACTGCCAAACTTTGACAACATTTGGGAACCGCAAGTACTGATCGGTGCCTTGGGGCAAACCTTCTTCTCGCTGACTGTGGGGACAGGTGCCATGATGGTCTACGGCGCCTACTTGAATCAGCAAGAAAATGTGGCCAAGCTGACCGCTTATGTCACCCTAACCGATACCAGCGTGGCCTTTCTTGCAGCCTTGATGATCATCCCCGCCATGTACGTGGCACACCACAATGGGGTCGAGATCTTCGCCGCAGACGGTAGCCTGCTAAATGCCGACACCCTAGTATTTACCGTATTACCGGCGCTTTTCGACAGCTTGGGCAGTAACTTAGGGCAGATTATTGCGATTATCTTCTTCATTTTGATGACCATAGCAGGGCTAACATCGGCTATCTCTATCGTCGAAGTGCCCACCAGCTATATCGTTGAAAAAACCAAGATCAATCGTCACCGCGCCACCTACCTAGTCGGTACCGTCATCGCACTGCTGGCAACAATTATGGTGTTTAATTTTGATGCCCTATTTGGATTGGTGATCACCTTGACCACGGAGCGAGCACAACCTTTCATTGCACTGGGTATCGCCTTGTATACCGGCTGGGTATGGCACAGAAATAGTCTGCTCAGCTCCATTGCCGCCCAAGAAGGCGTTAACCTAGAAGGATTCTTTTGGCGCATGTGGCCTATCTACGTTAAATATGTCTGCCCAGTGCTAATCCTGGCCATCATATTGCAGCTATTAACCGCCTAA
- a CDS encoding metal-dependent hydrolase family protein: MKKIVGLLASLTLVFSSNALFAEETSNVTLFTNVNVFDGVNEKLIQNANVVVTGNLITEVSTEPLAVAGGKVIDGGGRTMIPGLIDAHWHTSYCCTAQSTVITGDILEIAIRGALGSEETLLRGFTTVRDVGGNPFSTKKLIDAGELIGPRIFPSGPPITQTGGHLDYRPYQAVPSNPADSLWYWYKNAMMLQADGVPEVILRTREVMRMGASQIKIAAGGGVSSLYDPLDVRQYTKAELEAFVEVAETYNTYVLAHIFTDEAAQVAVEAGVKSIEHGNLLSEKTLKLMKKKGAWLSVQPIINDDDAIQFDNPVSTKKFIEVTEGTDRVIELAKKLGVKMAWGTDMLFDKELARKQGTFVAKMKRWFTPYEIMKMVTSNNAELLTLAGPRTPYKQGLLGEVRKGAYADLILVNGNPLKDIDLISDAATNFDLIMKDGKIFKNKLD, from the coding sequence ATGAAGAAAATAGTAGGCTTATTGGCCTCGTTAACATTAGTTTTCAGTAGTAATGCGCTTTTCGCGGAAGAAACGAGTAACGTGACTTTATTTACTAACGTCAATGTATTCGACGGCGTTAACGAAAAGCTCATCCAAAATGCGAATGTTGTCGTAACAGGGAATTTAATCACCGAAGTCTCTACCGAACCTCTCGCCGTTGCAGGCGGAAAGGTCATCGATGGTGGCGGCCGCACCATGATACCCGGATTGATTGACGCCCATTGGCACACCTCTTACTGCTGTACAGCGCAAAGTACGGTTATTACTGGTGATATTCTGGAGATCGCCATTCGTGGTGCACTCGGTTCCGAAGAGACTTTGCTCAGGGGATTTACCACGGTACGAGATGTGGGTGGCAATCCGTTCTCAACCAAGAAATTAATCGATGCGGGTGAGCTGATCGGGCCCAGAATCTTTCCTTCTGGCCCTCCAATCACACAAACCGGTGGCCATCTTGACTATCGCCCCTACCAAGCGGTCCCCTCAAATCCCGCTGACTCACTCTGGTATTGGTATAAAAATGCTATGATGTTGCAGGCAGACGGCGTACCAGAAGTCATACTGCGCACCCGCGAAGTGATGCGTATGGGCGCCAGCCAGATCAAAATCGCCGCTGGCGGAGGTGTGTCTTCCCTATATGATCCTCTGGATGTACGACAATACACCAAGGCAGAACTTGAAGCCTTCGTCGAAGTGGCAGAAACCTATAATACCTACGTGCTTGCGCATATCTTTACCGATGAAGCCGCGCAGGTAGCGGTCGAAGCGGGCGTCAAGTCAATTGAACATGGCAACTTGCTCAGTGAAAAAACCTTGAAGCTGATGAAGAAAAAAGGCGCTTGGCTGTCAGTTCAACCCATTATCAACGATGATGATGCCATTCAATTTGACAACCCCGTCAGCACTAAGAAGTTTATAGAAGTCACTGAGGGTACTGATCGTGTCATCGAACTCGCTAAAAAGTTAGGAGTCAAAATGGCTTGGGGCACTGACATGCTTTTCGATAAAGAATTAGCGCGCAAGCAAGGTACTTTTGTCGCCAAGATGAAGCGCTGGTTTACTCCTTACGAGATCATGAAGATGGTGACCTCGAATAACGCAGAATTACTCACTCTAGCCGGTCCACGCACTCCCTATAAACAAGGGCTTCTCGGTGAGGTGCGTAAGGGCGCCTATGCAGATCTGATCTTAGTCAATGGTAACCCACTGAAGGATATTGACCTTATTAGCGATGCAGCCACTAACTTCGACCTGATCATGAAAGATGGGAAGATCTTTAAAAATAAGCTGGACTAA
- a CDS encoding Hsp20/alpha crystallin family protein has translation MKSFFPSIFHKDDPRTALQSRLDNVFDDFAKDWLTTWPNTRAELGVMPAIDVKESAEYIEIKAELPDMNEKDINVDIRGNYLIISGEKHNEQEKDEKGYHLRERSFGSFLRQIPLGFNLDAEQITAQYKKGVLAIHVPKPAELQQDAKKVKVAFHE, from the coding sequence ATGAAATCATTTTTTCCCTCAATCTTTCATAAAGATGATCCACGCACGGCATTACAGTCGCGGTTAGATAATGTGTTTGATGACTTTGCCAAAGATTGGTTAACGACGTGGCCAAATACCCGTGCAGAGCTTGGCGTTATGCCTGCAATAGATGTGAAAGAGAGTGCCGAATATATCGAGATCAAAGCGGAACTTCCCGATATGAATGAAAAGGATATCAATGTGGATATTCGAGGCAACTACCTCATTATTAGTGGTGAGAAACATAATGAGCAGGAGAAAGATGAAAAAGGCTATCACTTGAGAGAGCGCTCATTTGGGTCTTTCCTACGCCAGATCCCGCTAGGCTTCAACCTCGATGCCGAGCAGATCACCGCTCAATATAAGAAAGGGGTATTGGCGATTCATGTGCCTAAGCCAGCAGAGCTACAACAAGATGCGAAAAAAGTAAAAGTGGCTTTTCATGAGTAG
- a CDS encoding pyridoxal-phosphate-dependent aminotransferase family protein gives MLAAPKVNAFNPPRRTLMGPGPSDVYPEVLAAQARPTIGHLDPLFVGMMDELKALIQYAFQTENAMTLAVSAPGSAGMETCFVNLVEPGEKVIVCRNGVFGERMRQNVERVGATAVVVDNEWGTPVSVSDVEAALKANPDAKFLAFVHAETSTGALSDAKRLCALAKQYDCLSIVDAVTSLGGVELKVDEWGIDAIYSGSQKCLSCVPGLSPVSFSPAAVEKLKLRKTPVQSWFLDQTLVMGYWSGDQGAGGKRSYHHTAPVNALYALHESLRLLAEEGLENAWARHQNMHQVLCEGLESLGLKFVVEEQSRLPQLNAVYIPEGVDDASVRKQLLENYNLEIGAGLGALAGKAWRIGLMGFGARRENVALCLRALEEVLR, from the coding sequence ATGTTAGCAGCACCGAAAGTAAACGCATTTAATCCCCCACGTAGAACGCTGATGGGCCCCGGTCCTTCAGATGTTTATCCTGAAGTATTAGCGGCTCAGGCCCGTCCAACAATAGGGCATCTTGACCCGTTATTTGTTGGCATGATGGATGAGCTTAAAGCGCTTATTCAGTATGCGTTTCAAACTGAAAATGCCATGACTCTTGCGGTATCTGCACCGGGTAGCGCCGGTATGGAAACCTGTTTTGTTAATTTAGTCGAGCCCGGTGAAAAAGTGATTGTGTGCCGCAACGGGGTGTTTGGCGAGCGGATGCGCCAGAATGTTGAGCGCGTCGGTGCCACCGCTGTGGTGGTGGACAACGAATGGGGCACACCGGTTTCGGTTAGCGATGTCGAGGCCGCGTTAAAAGCTAATCCTGATGCGAAATTTTTAGCCTTTGTTCATGCCGAAACATCGACTGGCGCCTTGTCAGATGCCAAGCGCCTGTGTGCCTTAGCTAAGCAATATGATTGCCTCTCTATCGTCGATGCGGTGACCTCTTTAGGTGGCGTTGAACTCAAAGTCGATGAATGGGGAATCGATGCTATTTACTCGGGCAGTCAAAAATGTCTCTCCTGTGTGCCAGGTTTATCGCCAGTGTCGTTTTCACCTGCAGCGGTAGAAAAACTTAAATTGCGTAAAACACCAGTACAGAGCTGGTTTTTAGATCAAACCTTAGTGATGGGCTATTGGAGTGGCGATCAGGGGGCTGGTGGTAAGCGAAGCTATCATCATACTGCACCTGTGAATGCACTGTATGCTCTGCATGAGTCGCTTCGTTTGCTTGCCGAAGAGGGGCTTGAAAATGCGTGGGCACGTCATCAAAACATGCATCAAGTGCTGTGTGAAGGGTTGGAGTCATTAGGGCTTAAGTTTGTTGTTGAAGAGCAATCTCGTTTGCCGCAACTTAACGCCGTGTATATTCCTGAAGGTGTCGATGATGCCTCAGTGCGTAAGCAGTTGTTGGAAAACTATAACCTAGAGATAGGTGCAGGCCTTGGCGCATTGGCTGGTAAAGCGTGGCGTATAGGTTTGATGGGCTTTGGCGCGAGACGTGAGAACGTGGCGTTATGTTTACGAGCGCTTGAAGAGGTGTTGCGCTAG
- the ilvA gene encoding threonine ammonia-lyase, biosynthetic, which yields MLALASQSQLDLAHYYLQKILLSSVYDVAKITPLSSLNKLSARIGCQVFLKREDMQPVHSFKLRGAYNRIAQLDAQECERGVVCASAGNHAQGVAMSASARGISAVIVMPETTPEIKVDAVRRLGGTVVLHGQSFDMANEYAQQLAQDEGRVYVAPFDDEAVIAGQGTIAQEMLQQQRDLEVIFVPVGGGGLIAGIAAYYKAVMPQVKIIGVEPEDSACLKAALEADERVVLSQVGLFADGVAVKQIGAEPFRLAREYVDQVVTVTSDEICAAVKDIFEDTRAIAEPAGALSLAGLKKYIGDEGKGQKAAAILSGANVNFHSLRYVSERCELGEQKEAILAVKVPERPGIFLRFCELLEKRAMTEFNYRFSSRDKAVVFAGIRLSHGQSELDEIIARLEGDGFEVQDLSHDETAKLHVRYMVGGHPPEELDERLFSFEFPEHPGALFKFLTTLQSKWNISLFHYRNHGAAYGRVLAGFEVPQSDAIAFQQFLTDVGFVYQEETYSPAYKLFLDNRDSH from the coding sequence ATGTTGGCATTAGCCTCACAATCTCAGTTAGATTTAGCACACTATTATCTGCAGAAGATCTTACTCTCTTCTGTCTATGATGTGGCTAAAATTACCCCGCTTTCTAGCCTAAATAAACTCTCTGCACGTATAGGCTGCCAAGTGTTTCTTAAGCGCGAAGATATGCAGCCTGTGCACTCTTTTAAGCTGCGCGGCGCTTATAATCGTATCGCTCAGCTTGATGCACAAGAGTGTGAGCGCGGCGTAGTGTGCGCCTCTGCTGGCAACCACGCGCAAGGTGTGGCGATGTCCGCTTCTGCGCGCGGGATCAGTGCTGTGATCGTGATGCCAGAAACCACACCCGAAATTAAAGTGGATGCAGTGCGCCGCCTCGGTGGCACTGTGGTGCTGCATGGTCAGTCTTTCGATATGGCTAATGAGTATGCCCAGCAACTGGCTCAGGATGAAGGGCGCGTATATGTTGCCCCGTTCGATGATGAAGCGGTTATTGCGGGTCAAGGTACAATTGCACAAGAGATGTTGCAGCAACAGCGCGACCTCGAAGTGATCTTTGTGCCCGTTGGTGGCGGCGGCTTGATCGCAGGTATCGCGGCTTACTACAAAGCGGTTATGCCGCAGGTGAAGATTATCGGAGTTGAACCTGAAGACTCTGCCTGCCTAAAGGCCGCACTAGAAGCCGATGAACGTGTGGTGTTATCCCAAGTGGGTTTATTTGCAGATGGTGTGGCGGTAAAACAGATTGGTGCAGAGCCTTTTCGTTTAGCTCGTGAGTATGTCGACCAAGTGGTTACAGTGACCTCAGATGAAATTTGCGCTGCAGTTAAAGATATTTTTGAAGATACCCGCGCGATAGCCGAACCTGCTGGTGCCTTATCACTGGCCGGACTCAAGAAATATATCGGTGACGAGGGGAAAGGCCAGAAGGCTGCGGCCATCTTAAGTGGCGCTAACGTGAACTTCCACAGCTTGCGTTATGTGTCTGAGCGCTGTGAGCTGGGTGAGCAAAAAGAGGCTATTTTGGCGGTTAAAGTGCCAGAGCGTCCTGGCATCTTTTTACGTTTTTGTGAGCTGTTAGAAAAGCGTGCCATGACAGAGTTTAACTACCGTTTTTCTAGTCGAGATAAGGCCGTGGTGTTTGCGGGTATTCGCCTGTCTCATGGGCAGAGCGAGCTCGATGAGATCATCGCGAGATTAGAAGGTGATGGTTTTGAAGTTCAAGATCTCTCTCATGACGAGACGGCAAAATTGCATGTGCGTTATATGGTGGGCGGGCATCCGCCAGAAGAACTCGATGAGCGCCTATTTAGTTTTGAGTTTCCAGAGCATCCCGGTGCCTTGTTTAAATTTCTGACCACTTTACAGAGTAAATGGAACATTAGTCTATTTCACTATCGTAATCATGGTGCTGCTTATGGTCGGGTACTGGCGGGGTTTGAGGTGCCACAAAGCGATGCTATTGCGTTTCAGCAGTTTTTAACCGATGTGGGTTTTGTCTATCAAGAGGAAACTTATAGCCCTGCTTATAAGCTGTTTTTGGATAATCGTGATTCGCATTGA